In Drosophila gunungcola strain Sukarami chromosome 2R unlocalized genomic scaffold, Dgunungcola_SK_2 000015F, whole genome shotgun sequence, one DNA window encodes the following:
- the LOC128256350 gene encoding cyclin-K isoform X1, with amino-acid sequence MPCWYYDKKELRETPSILDGIDFETERRYRKEGARFIMECGTKMGLGHNTMATGVVYFHRFYMFHSFRSFPRYVTACCCLFFAGKVEETPKKCRDIIKMARGILNDNYFFSFGEDPKEEVMTLERILLQTIKFDLQVEHPYTFLLKYAKCFKGDQQKLQKMVQMAWNFVNDSLSTVVCLQWEPEIIAVALIHLASKLSKFTVQDWEGRQPQHQRWWDMFVSDVTMEILEDICHQVLDLYQSTQKEALQPSSPPQKPPSLADSPNPTDIVFSTVQQQKPPPPSGNDSLLEVSNIQSIKTLPILCTGSSPGFHPSTHGPTPLVHTPGYHPYHAPPPPPPPVVPMPPYPSPSWAIQQQPPTHYGSGAAPPPPMPPNLPPGPSGYYSAGGRQPQQRYQ; translated from the coding sequence ATGCCGTGCTGGTACTACGACAAGAAGGAGCTGCGCGAGACGCCGTCGATCCTGGACGGCATAGACTTTGAGACGGAGCGACGCTACCGCAAGGAGGGCGCCCGCTTTATCATGGAGTGTGGCACAAAGATGGGCCTGGGCCACAACACGATGGCCACTGGCGTGGTGTACTTCCACCGATTCTACATGTTCCACTCGTTCCGCAGCTTCCCGCGCTACGTGACTGCCTGTTGCTGTCTCTTTTTTGCCGGCAAGGTGGAGGAGACGCCAAAAAAGTGCCGCGACATTATTAAGATGGCGCGCGGCATTCTAAACGACAATTACTTCTTTTCGTTTGGTGAGGATCCCAAAGAAGAGGTGATGACGCTGGAGCGCATCCTGCTGCAGACTATTAAATTTGACTTGCAGGTAGAGCACCCGTATACCTTTCTGCTAAAGTACGCAAAGTGCTTCAAGGGCGACCAGCAGAAGCTGCAGAAAATGGTTCAAATGGCTTGGAACTTTGTCAACGACTCTCTTAGCACCGTGGTCTGTCTTCAGTGGGAGCCGGAAATCATAGCCGTGGCTCTTATCCACTTGGCCAGCAAGCTGAGCAAGTTCACTGTGCAGGACTGGGAGGGCCGCCAGCCACAGCACCAGCGCTGGTGGGACATGTTCGTGTCAGACGTAACAATGGAGATCCTCGAGGACATCTGTCACCAGGTGTTGGACCTGTACCAGTCCACCCAAAAGGAAGCCCTTCAGCCCAGTAGCCCGCCACAAAAGCCACCCAGCCTGGCGGACAGCCCAAATCCCACGGACATCGTGTTTTCTAcggtgcaacaacaaaagccgcCACCCCCAAGTGGAAACGATAGCTTGCTGGAAGTTAGCAACATCCAGAGCATCAAGACGCTGCCCATCCTGTGTACCGGTTCTAGCCCTGGGTTCCATCCGTCTACACATGGCCCAACGCCTCTTGTCCATACCCCCGGCTACCACCCTTACCACGCTccgccaccacctcctccgccGGTCGTGCCCATGCCGCCCTACCCCTCTCCCAGCTGGGCAATCCAGCAGCAGCCGCCCACACATTACGGTAGCGGCGCGGCACCTCCTCCGCCAATGCCACCCAATCTGCCCCCCGGCCCTAGTGGCTACTATAGCGCCGGCGGTCGACAACCTCAGCAGCGATACCAGTAA
- the LOC128256350 gene encoding cyclin-K isoform X2, with the protein MPCWYYDKKELRETPSILDGIDFETERRYRKEGARFIMECGTKMGLGHNTMATGVVYFHRFYMFHSFRSFPRYVTACCCLFFAGKVEETPKKCRDIIKMARGILNDNYFFSFGEDPKEEVEHPYTFLLKYAKCFKGDQQKLQKMVQMAWNFVNDSLSTVVCLQWEPEIIAVALIHLASKLSKFTVQDWEGRQPQHQRWWDMFVSDVTMEILEDICHQVLDLYQSTQKEALQPSSPPQKPPSLADSPNPTDIVFSTVQQQKPPPPSGNDSLLEVSNIQSIKTLPILCTGSSPGFHPSTHGPTPLVHTPGYHPYHAPPPPPPPVVPMPPYPSPSWAIQQQPPTHYGSGAAPPPPMPPNLPPGPSGYYSAGGRQPQQRYQ; encoded by the exons ATGCCGTGCTGGTACTACGACAAGAAGGAGCTGCGCGAGACGCCGTCGATCCTGGACGGCATAGACTTTGAGACGGAGCGACGCTACCGCAAGGAGGGCGCCCGCTTTATCATGGAGTGTGGCACAAAGATGGGCCTGGGCCACAACACGATGGCCACTGGCGTGGTGTACTTCCACCGATTCTACATGTTCCACTCGTTCCGCAGCTTCCCGCGCTACGTGACTGCCTGTTGCTGTCTCTTTTTTGCCGGCAAGGTGGAGGAGACGCCAAAAAAGTGCCGCGACATTATTAAGATGGCGCGCGGCATTCTAAACGACAATTACTTCTTTTCGTTTGGTGAGGATCCCAAAGAAGAG GTAGAGCACCCGTATACCTTTCTGCTAAAGTACGCAAAGTGCTTCAAGGGCGACCAGCAGAAGCTGCAGAAAATGGTTCAAATGGCTTGGAACTTTGTCAACGACTCTCTTAGCACCGTGGTCTGTCTTCAGTGGGAGCCGGAAATCATAGCCGTGGCTCTTATCCACTTGGCCAGCAAGCTGAGCAAGTTCACTGTGCAGGACTGGGAGGGCCGCCAGCCACAGCACCAGCGCTGGTGGGACATGTTCGTGTCAGACGTAACAATGGAGATCCTCGAGGACATCTGTCACCAGGTGTTGGACCTGTACCAGTCCACCCAAAAGGAAGCCCTTCAGCCCAGTAGCCCGCCACAAAAGCCACCCAGCCTGGCGGACAGCCCAAATCCCACGGACATCGTGTTTTCTAcggtgcaacaacaaaagccgcCACCCCCAAGTGGAAACGATAGCTTGCTGGAAGTTAGCAACATCCAGAGCATCAAGACGCTGCCCATCCTGTGTACCGGTTCTAGCCCTGGGTTCCATCCGTCTACACATGGCCCAACGCCTCTTGTCCATACCCCCGGCTACCACCCTTACCACGCTccgccaccacctcctccgccGGTCGTGCCCATGCCGCCCTACCCCTCTCCCAGCTGGGCAATCCAGCAGCAGCCGCCCACACATTACGGTAGCGGCGCGGCACCTCCTCCGCCAATGCCACCCAATCTGCCCCCCGGCCCTAGTGGCTACTATAGCGCCGGCGGTCGACAACCTCAGCAGCGATACCAGTAA